A stretch of Podospora bellae-mahoneyi strain CBS 112042 chromosome 5, whole genome shotgun sequence DNA encodes these proteins:
- a CDS encoding hypothetical protein (EggNog:ENOG503P282) yields the protein MAKKTYILAPNFTTSPSSLRLGDILPDPLSPDLIPLNRKSRLPINPEDLLPPTTITSFSSTRKDLLTGRFGLWTTLLAGLNLLMGAHLGLFLERGSNDVIQVPELETGEFVATEEYIQRVSEQDDVKGYLTERKYRVPVYIVTGVKIARGASVSLERTTTQSIQGKCDADSG from the coding sequence ATGGCAAAGAAAACCTACATCTTAgcccccaacttcaccacctccccctcctccctccgcctcggcgACATCCTCCCTGACCCCCTCAGCCCGGACTTGATACCCCTAAACCGAAAATCGCGactccccatcaaccccgaAGACCTGctacccccaacaacaataacttccttctcctccacgCGGAAAgacctcctcaccggccGCTTCGGCCTCTggaccaccctcctcgccggcctcaaCCTTCTGATGGGCGCCCACCTCGGTTTATTCCTCGAGCGCGGCTCCAACGACGTAATACAAGTCCCCGAGCTCGAAACAGGAGAGTTTGTCGCGACGGAGGAGTATATACAGCGGGTGTCGGAGCAGGATGATGTAAAGGGGTATTTGACGGAGAGAAAATACCGCGTGCCGGTGTATATCGTTACTGGTGTCAAGATTGCCAGGGGGGCGTCGGTGTCGTTGGAGAGAACAACCACTCAATCAATTCAAGGGAAATGTGATGCCGATTCTGGATGA